From Oscillospiraceae bacterium CM, a single genomic window includes:
- a CDS encoding tRNA threonylcarbamoyladenosine dehydratase, whose translation MPDQFSRTRMLLGDAAVKRLSKARVLVFGIGGVGSFACEALARAGVGTLVLVDHDDIALTNINRQLVALHSTLGQKKVDVMAARIRDINPSAVVETVDQFFSAETAGLFDFAAYDYVVDAIDTVSAKLLIAECCHNSQTPLVSATGTGNKLDPTKLTVGDIFETSGDPLARVFRRELKKRGISALKVVWSTETPRKPVSETDEVLARRSVPASVSFVPPAAGMMLAGEVVRDLVREWL comes from the coding sequence ATGCCGGATCAATTTTCAAGAACAAGAATGCTTCTGGGTGACGCAGCTGTCAAACGGCTTTCGAAGGCACGCGTTCTCGTCTTCGGTATCGGCGGCGTCGGCTCGTTTGCGTGCGAGGCGCTCGCCCGCGCAGGCGTTGGCACGCTTGTGCTCGTCGACCATGACGATATAGCACTGACGAATATAAACCGGCAGCTCGTGGCGCTGCACTCAACGCTCGGGCAAAAGAAGGTCGATGTCATGGCCGCGCGAATCCGCGATATTAACCCCTCGGCTGTCGTTGAAACGGTCGATCAGTTTTTTTCGGCTGAAACGGCGGGCCTGTTTGATTTTGCGGCCTATGACTACGTTGTTGACGCCATCGATACCGTGTCAGCCAAGCTGCTCATTGCCGAGTGCTGTCACAACAGTCAAACGCCGCTTGTCAGCGCGACGGGGACGGGGAACAAGCTTGACCCGACAAAGCTTACCGTCGGCGACATTTTTGAAACAAGCGGCGACCCACTGGCGCGTGTTTTCCGCCGGGAGCTTAAAAAGCGCGGCATATCGGCATTGAAGGTCGTCTGGTCTACGGAGACGCCGCGCAAGCCGGTTTCCGAGACGGACGAGGTGCTTGCGCGCCGGTCGGTCCCGGCGAGTGTATCGTTTGTCCCGCCGGCAGCGGGTATGATGCTTGCCGGGGAAGTCGTCCGCGATCTCGTGCGGGAATGGCTGTAA
- a CDS encoding penicillin-binding protein produces MKRVGKRSMAVLLLAALAVVGLTLYIVRLALDGRKWVSFQSNATVYTGGVLNVGTVLDRNGLILSTVEDGTRVYADDATVRKATLHAVGDLSGNIGTGALSAFASRLAGYNFITGAYSRTGQGQNVTLSIDASLNVAAYKALAGRNGAVGVVNYKTGEILCMVSTPAFDPANVPDLSDSRYDGVYINRFLSAAYTPGSTYKLITLAAAIDNMDDLYSRVFTCNGGLTVGGDYVKCTAKHGELSIEDALAVSCNTAFAQLSLDLGADTLASYADAVGVTKSFSIDGIKTATGKFDKAPARSADLAWSGIGQYNDLVCPAAMLRYVSAIANGGLAVDMTLLHDTGVTGIIPPGSERLLSRETAEKIATMMNYNVYKTYGKDNFPGLQLYAKSGTAEVGGGKAPNAWFVGYITNRDYPLAFVVVVENGGYGAHTAGAVANTVLQAAVGKK; encoded by the coding sequence ATGAAAAGAGTCGGCAAACGGTCAATGGCTGTTCTACTGTTAGCGGCGCTCGCCGTTGTTGGGCTCACGCTGTATATCGTCCGTCTTGCCCTTGACGGGCGGAAGTGGGTCTCCTTTCAGTCAAACGCGACTGTTTACACCGGCGGCGTTCTCAACGTCGGCACGGTGCTCGACCGCAACGGCCTTATCCTTTCAACGGTTGAAGATGGTACGCGTGTTTACGCCGACGATGCAACCGTCCGCAAGGCGACGCTGCATGCCGTCGGTGATTTAAGCGGCAATATCGGGACGGGGGCATTATCCGCCTTTGCCTCGCGTCTGGCCGGATATAATTTCATAACGGGCGCGTACTCGAGAACGGGGCAAGGGCAAAACGTGACGCTCTCGATTGACGCATCGCTTAATGTCGCGGCTTATAAGGCGCTGGCTGGACGAAACGGGGCTGTCGGCGTTGTCAATTACAAAACGGGTGAAATCCTCTGTATGGTTTCCACACCGGCCTTTGACCCGGCAAATGTACCGGATTTGTCGGACAGCCGGTATGACGGTGTCTACATCAACCGTTTTCTTTCTGCCGCCTATACGCCGGGCTCCACGTATAAGCTTATCACGCTTGCGGCGGCTATCGACAATATGGACGATTTATATTCCCGCGTCTTTACCTGCAACGGCGGGCTGACCGTCGGCGGGGACTATGTTAAATGCACGGCTAAGCACGGTGAACTATCGATTGAAGACGCGCTGGCCGTCTCCTGCAACACGGCGTTTGCCCAGCTCTCGCTCGATTTGGGGGCCGATACGCTTGCATCGTATGCCGATGCCGTCGGTGTGACAAAAAGCTTTTCAATTGACGGCATAAAAACGGCCACTGGAAAATTCGACAAGGCACCCGCCAGGTCGGCCGATCTCGCCTGGTCGGGAATCGGGCAGTATAACGATCTTGTCTGTCCGGCTGCGATGCTGCGCTATGTCTCGGCCATTGCCAACGGGGGGCTCGCCGTTGATATGACGCTTTTGCACGATACCGGTGTCACCGGCATCATCCCACCCGGCTCCGAGCGCCTTTTGAGCCGGGAAACGGCCGAGAAAATCGCCACGATGATGAATTACAACGTCTATAAGACGTACGGAAAAGATAATTTCCCCGGGCTCCAACTCTACGCGAAGTCCGGTACGGCGGAGGTTGGCGGCGGCAAAGCGCCGAATGCCTGGTTCGTCGGCTATATCACCAATCGAGATTACCCGCTGGCGTTTGTCGTCGTCGTTGAAAACGGCGGCTACGGGGCGCACACGGCCGGGGCCGTCGCCAACACGGTGCTGCAGGCCGCCGTCGGGAAGAAATAA
- a CDS encoding FtsW/RodA/SpoVE family cell cycle protein: MLDDLESGGKRLDAITGLTTKLHEAVSADAAGIFSYITLFIRFLLPLCAGIVAYRAIRSLLRGHDDPEEWGYLSLPNGARVGLYHWENIIGRSQTADVRLNYPTLSRSHAALIRDDKGTWRLYDLQSKGGVFLNKKKIDNEAEIDNGDIIKLGGVELVFVTMGPVHQAVQAMERERPGRVIRPSLTLFFLTLFQLLLGFALCIAPGEALSPAVPIAFLALTALTWLTYIATRLLRRVAFEAETLAFLLCTIGMAVTASAAPGDLYKQAALLTAGVGLYFLIGWFLRDLANAVRLRWPIGITGLVLLALNLLLSPTVFGARNWLSVGGMSFQPSEFVKLAFVFVGAATLDRLFAKRNLFLFVAYAGICVIALALIGDFGTALIFFVAYLVVAFIRSGDLGTVSLSVAGAGLAGFLAVTYKSHVAARFATWGHAWEAASTGGYQQTRTMAAAASGGLFGVGPGNGWLKNIFAADTDLVFGMVSEELGLILAVIAVAAVLALVLYAVRASRTARSTYYVIAACAAAAILVFQMLLNVLGSVDILPLTGVTFPFVSKGGSSLVACWGLLAFIKAADTRQNASLALKMPKRLKKRQINLDEEY; the protein is encoded by the coding sequence ATGCTTGATGACCTTGAAAGCGGGGGAAAACGGTTGGATGCGATCACAGGGCTAACGACAAAGCTGCACGAAGCCGTCAGCGCGGATGCGGCGGGCATCTTTTCCTATATCACGCTATTTATTCGGTTTTTACTGCCGCTTTGCGCGGGGATCGTGGCTTATCGCGCCATCCGCTCACTTCTTCGCGGCCATGACGACCCGGAAGAGTGGGGTTATCTCAGCTTGCCGAATGGGGCGCGCGTCGGCCTGTATCACTGGGAGAATATCATCGGCCGATCGCAGACAGCCGATGTGCGCTTAAACTACCCGACGCTGTCGAGAAGTCACGCGGCGCTCATCCGTGACGACAAAGGCACGTGGCGGCTTTATGATCTCCAGTCAAAAGGCGGCGTTTTTTTAAACAAAAAGAAAATTGACAATGAGGCGGAGATCGATAACGGGGATATCATCAAGCTCGGCGGCGTTGAGCTTGTTTTTGTGACGATGGGGCCTGTTCATCAGGCTGTTCAGGCTATGGAGCGCGAGCGTCCAGGCCGCGTCATCAGACCGTCCTTAACCCTTTTTTTTCTGACGCTTTTTCAACTCCTGCTTGGCTTTGCGTTGTGCATCGCACCGGGAGAGGCCCTTTCACCGGCTGTCCCAATCGCCTTTTTGGCGCTGACGGCGCTCACATGGCTGACGTATATTGCCACGCGGCTGCTCCGCCGCGTGGCGTTTGAAGCCGAAACACTGGCGTTTCTGCTTTGCACCATCGGCATGGCCGTAACGGCGTCAGCGGCGCCGGGAGATCTCTACAAACAGGCCGCACTTTTAACGGCCGGTGTCGGTCTTTATTTTCTCATCGGCTGGTTTCTGCGCGATTTAGCAAATGCCGTGCGTCTGCGCTGGCCCATCGGCATCACGGGCCTTGTTTTATTGGCACTGAACCTCCTGCTCAGCCCAACGGTATTTGGCGCGCGCAACTGGCTGTCAGTCGGTGGCATGAGCTTTCAGCCATCTGAATTTGTCAAGCTGGCGTTTGTTTTTGTCGGGGCGGCGACGCTCGACCGATTGTTTGCCAAGCGCAACCTCTTTTTGTTCGTTGCGTATGCCGGTATCTGCGTTATTGCGCTCGCACTCATCGGCGATTTCGGCACGGCGCTCATCTTCTTTGTGGCATACCTCGTCGTCGCGTTCATCCGTTCCGGTGATCTTGGCACTGTTTCGCTCAGCGTCGCCGGTGCCGGTCTGGCCGGTTTTCTGGCAGTGACGTATAAATCGCATGTCGCGGCCCGCTTTGCCACCTGGGGTCATGCGTGGGAAGCGGCCAGCACCGGCGGTTATCAGCAGACAAGAACAATGGCGGCCGCCGCCAGCGGCGGGCTTTTTGGCGTTGGTCCGGGTAACGGCTGGCTGAAAAACATCTTCGCAGCCGATACCGACCTTGTTTTCGGCATGGTATCCGAAGAGCTGGGGCTCATTCTTGCCGTCATCGCCGTCGCAGCCGTTTTGGCGCTCGTCCTCTACGCCGTGCGCGCATCGCGGACGGCGCGCAGCACCTACTACGTCATTGCCGCGTGTGCGGCGGCGGCTATTTTGGTGTTTCAAATGCTTTTAAACGTTCTTGGCTCCGTTGATATTCTGCCGCTGACGGGCGTGACATTCCCGTTCGTATCGAAGGGCGGCTCGAGTCTTGTGGCCTGCTGGGGCCTTTTGGCCTTTATCAAGGCTGCGGATACGCGCCAGAATGCCAGTCTTGCTTTAAAAATGCCGAAACGGCTTAAAAAAAGGCAGATCAATCTCGACGAAGAATATTAA